A genomic region of Fundidesulfovibrio terrae contains the following coding sequences:
- a CDS encoding glycosyltransferase, translating into MFQLEGGSAGQSIFERPRVHGRFLFQGDKKFFIKGVTYGPFPENENGEPLPEPERVAEDFRLMRTIGVNTIRVYYVPPKWFLDTAARAGIHVMVGIPWPQHLCFLDQWEVKESIKNTMREAARACAGHPALLAYLIGNEIPSHIVRWSGAKKVEKFLAKLASIVRQEDPTGLVTYANYPSTEYLKLPFLDFLCFNVYLHEEKSFRSYVKRLQNVACDIPLVLSEFGMDSLRHGEAAQADFLDWQVRASFEEGVSGTMVFAWTDEWYTGGHLIEDWKFGIVDAERKPKAAFEAVARAYANPLPPLPAYQPMISVVVCAYNADSTMEGCLASFQHVEYPNFEVIVVDDGSTDKTGEISDKYAAKFPFIHVIHQPNLGLSAARNVGMYASKGEIVAYTDSDCYVDPHWLTYMAWAFQDNRFAAIGGPNLPPPEDNRTAACVAVSPGAPTHVLVTDEVAEHIPGCNMAYRKEHLLATGGFDATYRAAGDDVDLCWRLMDMGHTIGFHAGMMVWHHRRNTIKAYMKQQKGYGRAEALLMPKHPQRFNVLGNSRWAGRIYGDISGALLSTRPVIYHGVFGSGLFQTLYEPKGSLVAYLPLSFEWMMGAFGMLAAGFAFAPLFAVGAAMLLTTFAFVGHRAAQAKLPKSHDNFLSRVVIALLTLAQPWVRGKARYQTLMDLRRAGRKGATRGNMAVLGLPEEANLPKYTIWQKVKDTASIFRRGFKFHRFFWNNASLEREDVLDHILRVLRTLNVSHSTDSGYSSSHTAPWDLRVQPGLMTAMKLRATVEHHGGDKRFVRLAGTIVPTGFAFALTGVCLAAGLSCLAFKALIPAAACGGAALLSALWTAKSVSSAASMVTKLAQHLMTCKPGCSLSEPETAKKAAAAEAVDSKDQAVAVKETVGAAAETAETVAAAEDAPREEARSSRASVDAPLQ; encoded by the coding sequence ATGTTCCAGTTGGAAGGCGGCTCCGCCGGTCAGAGCATCTTCGAGCGTCCCCGTGTGCACGGGCGCTTCCTTTTCCAGGGCGACAAGAAGTTCTTCATCAAGGGCGTGACCTACGGCCCGTTCCCCGAGAACGAGAACGGCGAGCCCCTGCCCGAGCCCGAACGCGTGGCCGAGGATTTCCGCCTGATGCGCACCATCGGCGTGAACACCATCCGCGTGTACTACGTCCCCCCCAAGTGGTTCCTGGACACCGCCGCCCGCGCCGGCATCCACGTCATGGTGGGCATCCCCTGGCCCCAGCACCTGTGCTTCCTGGACCAGTGGGAAGTGAAGGAATCCATCAAAAACACCATGCGCGAGGCCGCCCGCGCCTGCGCCGGGCACCCGGCCCTGCTCGCCTACCTGATCGGCAACGAGATCCCCAGCCACATCGTGCGCTGGAGCGGCGCCAAGAAGGTGGAGAAGTTCCTGGCGAAGCTGGCCTCCATCGTGCGCCAGGAAGACCCCACGGGCCTGGTCACCTACGCCAACTACCCCTCCACGGAATACCTGAAGCTGCCCTTCCTGGATTTCCTGTGCTTCAACGTTTACCTGCACGAGGAGAAGAGCTTCCGCTCCTACGTGAAGCGGCTGCAGAACGTGGCCTGCGACATCCCGCTGGTGCTGTCCGAGTTCGGCATGGACTCCCTGCGCCACGGCGAGGCCGCCCAGGCCGACTTCCTCGACTGGCAGGTGCGCGCCTCCTTTGAAGAGGGCGTGTCCGGCACCATGGTCTTCGCCTGGACCGACGAGTGGTACACCGGCGGGCACTTGATCGAGGACTGGAAGTTCGGCATCGTGGACGCCGAGCGCAAGCCCAAGGCCGCCTTCGAGGCCGTGGCCCGCGCCTACGCCAATCCGCTGCCGCCGCTGCCCGCCTACCAGCCCATGATCTCCGTGGTGGTCTGCGCCTACAACGCCGACTCCACCATGGAAGGCTGCCTGGCCAGCTTCCAGCACGTGGAATACCCCAACTTCGAAGTGATCGTGGTGGACGACGGCTCCACCGACAAGACCGGGGAGATCAGCGACAAGTACGCCGCCAAGTTCCCCTTCATCCACGTGATCCACCAGCCCAACCTGGGCCTGTCGGCCGCGCGCAACGTTGGCATGTACGCCTCCAAGGGCGAGATCGTGGCCTACACCGACTCCGACTGCTACGTGGATCCCCACTGGCTGACCTACATGGCCTGGGCCTTCCAGGACAACCGCTTCGCGGCCATCGGCGGCCCCAACCTGCCCCCTCCCGAGGACAACCGCACCGCCGCCTGCGTGGCCGTGTCCCCCGGAGCGCCCACCCACGTGCTGGTCACCGACGAGGTCGCCGAGCACATCCCCGGCTGCAACATGGCCTACCGCAAGGAACACCTGCTGGCCACCGGCGGCTTCGACGCCACCTACCGCGCCGCGGGCGACGACGTGGACCTGTGCTGGAGGCTCATGGACATGGGCCACACCATCGGCTTCCACGCGGGCATGATGGTCTGGCACCACCGCCGCAACACCATCAAGGCCTACATGAAGCAGCAGAAGGGTTACGGCCGCGCCGAGGCGCTGCTCATGCCCAAGCACCCGCAGCGCTTCAACGTGCTGGGCAACTCCCGCTGGGCCGGCCGCATCTACGGCGACATCTCCGGCGCGCTGCTCTCCACCCGCCCGGTGATCTACCACGGCGTGTTCGGCTCGGGCCTGTTCCAGACCCTGTACGAGCCCAAGGGAAGCCTGGTGGCCTACCTGCCGCTCTCCTTCGAGTGGATGATGGGCGCGTTCGGGATGCTTGCCGCGGGCTTCGCCTTCGCTCCCCTGTTCGCCGTGGGCGCGGCCATGCTGCTCACCACCTTCGCCTTCGTCGGCCACCGCGCCGCCCAGGCCAAGCTGCCCAAGAGCCACGACAACTTCCTCTCCCGGGTGGTCATTGCCCTGCTGACCCTGGCCCAGCCCTGGGTGCGCGGCAAGGCCCGCTACCAGACGCTGATGGACCTGCGCCGCGCCGGCCGCAAGGGCGCCACCCGCGGCAATATGGCGGTGCTCGGCCTGCCCGAGGAAGCCAATCTGCCCAAGTACACCATCTGGCAGAAGGTGAAGGACACCGCGTCCATCTTCCGCCGCGGCTTCAAGTTCCACCGCTTCTTCTGGAACAACGCCTCGCTCGAGCGCGAGGACGTGCTGGACCACATCCTGCGCGTGCTGCGCACCCTGAACGTGAGCCACTCCACCGACTCGGGCTACTCGTCCTCCCACACCGCGCCCTGGGACCTGCGCGTGCAGCCCGGTCTCATGACCGCCATGAAGCTGCGCGCCACCGTGGAACACCACGGCGGGGACAAGCGGTTCGTGCGCCTGGCCGGAACCATCGTGCCCACCGGCTTCGCCTTCGCCCTGACCGGCGTGTGCCTGGCGGCCGGACTCTCCTGCCTGGCCTTCAAGGCGCTCATTCCGGCCGCTGCCTGCGGCGGGGCGGCCCTGCTGTCCGCCCTGTGGACCGCCAAGAGCGTGTCCAGTGCGGCCTCCATGGTCACCAAGCTGGCCCAGCACCTGATGACCTGCAAGCCCGGTTGCTCGCTGTCCGAGCCCGAGACCGCCAAGAAGGCCGCTGCCGCTGAGGCCGTCGACTCCAAGGACCAGGCCGTGGCCGTGAAGGAAACCGTTGGCGCCGCCGCCGAGACTGCTGAAACCGTGGCCGCCGCCGAGGACGCCCCCCGCGAGGAGGCCCGCTCCTCCCGCGCCAGCGTGGACGCGCCCCTGCAGTAG